Proteins from one Podospora pseudoanserina strain CBS 124.78 chromosome 1, whole genome shotgun sequence genomic window:
- a CDS encoding hypothetical protein (CAZy:GH76; EggNog:ENOG503NZUF; COG:G), translated as MRLLQTAVVALASAANAAATVKLQPDPLLNLSSTSPQVTTQGASRPDTQLFADLCASINVMQNHYFENWIGTWPDAIDWTRAVMGTHIAGALRTITEDFELARSQPNIVIPPLANFIGRYFGELIAFYFGQDVFSLRGEAFDDMLWVVLGWLETIQFIDELGDGRWHGERWTPAFAHRARIFWELSSKGWDQKLCGGGMLWNPRLSPYKNAITNELWIAASIGMYLHFPGDENTSPWEEMMVRPGLDKRDLGKRDWPPHDPMFFRTAQLGYEWLESSGMINHQGLYADGFHISGYSEGSNNTECDERDEMVYTYNQGVILSGQLGLFVATGSEEYLNSGHKLIKDVIWATGWDLERARPVANLDDYHANLLPSWKGLGRAGVLEEACDIFGTCSQDAQTFKGIWMHHFTTFCSPNSLDKIMPSAGSRMSQQGLVRIRTKHFAECKKYVPWLRHNAVAALGTRDEHGKFGMWWTIGLFPWEQGLKMSWDDFEKLHVLPPDHGEDDYRNRGVPHNEVWMMTNPNITLPVEAEKEGLPAVAGVSMERQKAVYMQMGKEDMKKRESRTSGPSKELWNNDPNTRGRGRTVETQGGAVALLRALWVVSKHTY; from the coding sequence ATGAGGCTTCTCCAAACAGCAGTCGTCGCCCTGGCGTCGGCTGCCAACGCAGCAGCCACCGTCAAACTCCAACCtgaccccctcctcaacctctcctccacatccccccaAGTGACGACACAAGGAGCAAGCCGACCTGACACCCAGCTCTTTGCTGACCTCTGTGCCTCTATAAACGTCATGCAAAACCATTACTTCGAAAACTGGATTGGCACCTGGCCCGACGCCATCGACTGGACTAGAGCCGTGATGGGCACCCACATCGCGGGAGCTCTGCGGACAATAACCGAGGACTTTGAGCTGGCCAGATCCCAGCCTAATATCGTCATCCCCCCCCTGGCCAACTTTATCGGCCGGTATTTTGGCGAACTGATTGCCTTTTATTTTGGGCAGGACGTCTTCTCCCTGCGCGGGGAGGCGTTCGACGACATGCTCTGGGTTGTGCTGGGCTGGTTGGAAACGATACAGTTCATTGACGAGCTGGGAGACGGGAGGTGGcatggggagaggtggacGCCGGCGTTTGCCCACAGGGCAAGGATATTCTGGGAGCTTTCGAGCAAAGGGTGGGATCAGAAGCTGtgcgggggagggatgcTGTGGAATCCGAGGTTGAGTCCGTACAAGaatgccatcaccaacgagCTTTGGATTGCGGCGAGTATTGGGATGTATCTCCATTTCCCGGGGGATGAGAATACAAGTCcgtgggaggagatgatggtgagaCCTGGGCTTGATAAAAGGGACTTGGGCAAGAGAGACTGGCCTCCGCATGATCCCATGTTTTTCAGGACAGCGCAGCTGGGGTATGAGTGGTTGGAGTCGTCTGGGATGATTAACCACCAGGGCTTGTATGCGGATGGTTTCCACATTTCGGGGTACAGCGAGGGGAGCAACAATACCGAGTGTGACGAGAGGGACGAGATGGTGTATACATACAACCAGGGTGTGATTTTGTCGGGTcagttggggttgtttgttgCTACTGGCAGTGAGGAGTACCTCAATTCTGGAcacaagctcatcaaggacGTGATTTGGGCTACAGGTTGGGATCTAGAGAGGGCCAGACCTGTGGCTAATCTGGATGATTATCACGCCAACTTGCTTCCAAGCTGGAAGGGTCTTGGTCGAGCGGGTGTGCTGGAGGAAGCCTGTGATATTTTTGGAACTTGCTCGCAAGACGCCCAGACATTCAAGGGTATCTGGATGCATCACTTTACCACATTTTGCTCGCCAAATTCTCTCGACAAGATTATGCCTAGTGCTGGGTCTAGGATGAGTCAACAGGGCCTTGTACGGATCAGGACGAAGCACTTTGCCGAGTGCAAGAAGTATGTGCCCTGGTTGAGACATaatgctgttgctgctctaGGCACACGAGACGAGCATGGGAAATTCGGGATGTGGTGGACGATTGGGCTATTTCCATGGGAGCAGGGGCTGAAGATGAGCTGGGATGATTTTGAGAAACTTCACGTCCTACCGCCGGACCACGGGGAGGATGATTATCGGAATCGTGGGGTACCCCACAATGAGgtttggatgatgacgaaccCCAATATCACGTTGCCGgttgaggctgagaaggaggggctacctgctgttgctggcgtGTCAATGGAGAGGCAAAAGGCGGTTTATATGCAGATGGGCAAGGAGGAcatgaagaagagagagtCCCGGACGTCAGGTCCGTCGAAGGAGCTGTGGAACAATGATCCGAATACCCGTGGACGGGGGAGGACGGTCGAGACGCAGGGCGGTGCGGTGGCGCTGTTGAGGGCGTTGTGGGTTGTTTCTAAGCATACATATTAG
- a CDS encoding hypothetical protein (BUSCO:EOG09263QPR; COG:O; EggNog:ENOG503NXAW) — protein sequence MASEKPKLEALEEEYAKINKLPRLTKAVEHVDKIIELLSAAREQVASAPESHTAITITKLQNPVKSAFEAVNDGLKGAAAANKKMGKALDKSFPLKPLPTDHDAMADHVSLINRAIAMHLLREGQFKVASTFIDEVQSTTKRENPEYLDERMDDGNYDEAASTTSSEAYDLSSLHSQELQESFAGMYYILQELKARNLMPAITWARKNSVELEARGSNLEFELSRLQFVWLFKGPSVNGLPDDENNGQRGALQYARSNFGRFQARHLNEINQLACSMAFAPNIAESPYRQLFAIDTAFSDVASSFTREFCSLLGLSAESPLYLAATAGALALPQLMKYTQKTLAKGTEWTTSNEMAFETPLPESMLYHSIFVCPVSKEQTTDANPPMMIPCGHVLAKETLQKLCKGARFKCPYCPSEGILKDARQIIL from the exons CTCGAAGAAGAATATGCAAAGATCAACAAACTCCCTAGACTCACGAAAGCGGTGGAGCATGtcgacaagatcatcgaATTGCTCAGTGCTGCTCGTGAGCAGGTAGCTTCAG CTCCCGAATCCCATacagccatcaccatcacaaaaCTTCAGAATCCCGTGAAGAGCGCATTCGAGGCAGTAAACGATGGGCTTAAAGGGGCAGCTGCCGCCAATAAGAAGATGGGAAAGGCTCTGGATAAGTCCTTTCCTCTGAAGCCTCTCCCAACAGACCACGATGCCATGGCAGACCACGTGTCTCTGATAAACAGGGCAATCGCCATGCACTTGCTTAGAGAAGGCCAGTTTAAAGTGGCGTCGACGTTCATCGATGAGGTTCAGTCAACGACGAAGCGAGAGAATCCGGAATATTTAGACGAGCGTATGGACGACGGCAACTACGACGAAGCTGCGTCGACAACGTCGAGCGAGGCCTACGACCTTTCATCCCTCCACTCACAAGAGCTTCAAGAGAGCTTTGCCGGGATGTACTACATTTTACAAGAGCTAAAAGCTAGGAACCTGATGCCTGCTATCACGTGGGCGAGGAAAAACTCGGTCGAGCTGGAGGCACGAGGGAGCAATCTTGAGTTTGAACTAAGCAGGCTGCAGTTTGTTTGGCTGTTCAAAGGGCCTTCCGTCAACGGACTACCCGATGACGAGAACAATGGCCAGCGGGGTGCTCTCCAGTATGCTCGGTCAAATTTTGGCCGTTTCCAAGCACGCCATCTCAACGAGATCAACCAGCTGGCATGCTCCATGGCATTTGCGCCCAACATCGCCGAGTCCCCGTACAGACAACTGTTTGCGATCGATACTGCCTTCAGTGATGTTGCTTCCTCATTTACCCGCGAGTTCTGCAGTCTGTTGGGCCTCTCGGCCGAGTCGCCACTCTACCTAGCCGCCACCGCAGGCGCGTTGGCTCTCCCACAGCTGATGAAGTACACGCAAAAGACTCTCGCCAAGGGTACAGAATGGACAACCTCCAACGAGATGGCCTTTGAGACACCGCTTCCCGAAAGTATGCTCTACCACAGTATTTTTGTCTGTCCAGTCTCGAAGGAACAAACGACAGACGCCAACCCACCCATGATGATACCCTGCGGACACGTTTTGGCCAAGGAGACGCTTCAGAAGCTGTGTAAGGGGGCCAGGTTCAAGTGTCCATACTGTCCGTCGGAAGGTATACTGAAGGACGCGCGGCAAATCATTCTCTAG